In Chryseobacterium lactis, a single genomic region encodes these proteins:
- a CDS encoding DNA-directed RNA polymerase subunit omega, whose amino-acid sequence MSVKDTKAEVNTITYDKDKIEDKVGSIYEAIVIMGKRAEQINAEIRTELHNKLDEFAVHNSTLEEVFENREQIEISKHYEKLPKPTSIAIEEWLNEDIYFRKTEDRK is encoded by the coding sequence ATGAGTGTAAAAGATACAAAAGCAGAAGTAAATACTATCACTTACGATAAAGATAAGATTGAAGATAAAGTAGGTTCAATCTATGAAGCTATTGTTATCATGGGAAAGAGAGCAGAGCAGATCAATGCAGAAATCCGTACGGAGCTTCACAACAAATTAGATGAATTTGCTGTTCACAATTCTACATTAGAAGAAGTTTTCGAAAACAGAGAACAAATTGAGATCTCTAAGCATTATGAAAAGCTTCCAAAACCAACTTCAATTGCTATTGAGGAATGGTTGAACGAAGATATCTATTTCAGAAAAACAGAAGACAGAAAATAA
- a CDS encoding outer membrane protein assembly factor BamD: protein MKKYILGLFTVAVIASCVSRQEKAMKSADKDFILKAANDNFAKKKWKNALALYDRLANLVAGTDDFPNVGFNTAYANYYDKSYKLAGHQFKNFAVNFPKDPRAEEAAYMSALCYYEGSMDYNLDQSSTELAINELQDFLTNYPNSERSKNITQLIDELSYKLEFKAYENGRQYFKMGQYKAANVALENVLADFPSTKLRPKIYDYIMKSRYELATKSIYDLKDERIESALTYTKMVEKELPNTEYSKTATDLRGKLEKEKQNFVVVKKQTEARIAALTARQKKEADKLAAQNKNEQQIKDQISNEKQAKQIQRDSAALQTPPPAATFKIKR, encoded by the coding sequence ATGAAAAAATATATTTTAGGTCTTTTTACGGTAGCGGTGATTGCTTCATGTGTAAGTCGCCAGGAAAAGGCAATGAAGAGTGCTGATAAAGATTTTATCTTAAAGGCAGCTAATGACAACTTTGCTAAGAAAAAGTGGAAAAACGCGTTGGCTCTTTATGACAGACTTGCCAATCTTGTGGCAGGAACGGATGATTTTCCCAATGTAGGTTTCAATACGGCCTATGCCAACTACTATGACAAGAGTTATAAGCTGGCGGGACATCAGTTCAAAAACTTTGCAGTTAATTTTCCAAAAGATCCCAGAGCGGAAGAGGCGGCTTATATGTCGGCACTTTGTTACTATGAAGGATCTATGGATTACAACCTGGATCAGTCCAGTACAGAATTGGCCATCAATGAGCTTCAGGACTTCCTGACTAATTATCCTAATTCTGAACGATCTAAAAATATTACTCAGCTTATCGATGAATTGTCTTATAAGCTAGAATTTAAGGCCTATGAAAATGGGAGACAATACTTCAAAATGGGTCAGTATAAAGCAGCTAACGTAGCTTTAGAAAACGTATTGGCAGATTTCCCAAGTACAAAGCTTCGTCCGAAAATTTATGATTATATCATGAAATCCCGTTATGAGCTGGCTACTAAATCTATTTATGATCTTAAAGATGAACGTATTGAGAGTGCTTTAACCTACACGAAAATGGTAGAAAAAGAACTTCCTAATACTGAATATTCAAAAACTGCAACAGACCTGAGAGGGAAACTTGAAAAAGAAAAGCAGAATTTTGTTGTCGTTAAGAAACAAACTGAAGCAAGAATTGCAGCTTTAACTGCAAGACAGAAAAAAGAGGCTGATAAGTTGGCTGCGCAGAATAAAAATGAGCAGCAAATTAAAGATCAGATCAGTAATGAAAAGCAGGCAAAGCAGATACAGAGGGACAGTGCAGCACTTCAGACCCCTCCGCCGGCAGCGACTTTCAAAATTAAAAGATAA
- a CDS encoding TetR/AcrR family transcriptional regulator, which yields MKKKFTEKQIHILDIAEELIAKKGYEGTSVRDICSKANINVAMISYYFGSKEKMMSYLYQYRVLKTRENFSEFADTIKEGKPEMQMREMIKYIVSQLFKYNYFHGFVTQELRHTENLKDELLDFYQLFVKKLDEVIKKGVASGVFTFTPKPEDILTMIIGSTLFVIRNKNFYELYVPSKNEETYTKEAEKKVRMNLLLSVFAILGYAAD from the coding sequence ATGAAAAAAAAATTTACGGAAAAACAGATCCACATACTGGACATTGCGGAGGAACTCATCGCAAAAAAAGGATATGAGGGAACATCTGTGAGAGATATCTGTTCTAAGGCAAATATCAATGTCGCGATGATTTCCTATTACTTCGGTTCAAAGGAGAAAATGATGTCTTATTTGTACCAGTACAGGGTATTAAAGACCAGAGAAAATTTCTCTGAATTTGCCGACACAATTAAAGAAGGTAAACCGGAAATGCAGATGCGCGAAATGATCAAGTATATCGTTTCCCAATTATTTAAATACAATTATTTCCATGGTTTTGTAACCCAGGAACTCCGTCATACAGAGAATTTAAAAGATGAACTTTTAGATTTCTACCAATTATTTGTAAAGAAACTGGATGAGGTGATAAAAAAAGGGGTGGCATCTGGTGTTTTTACCTTCACTCCAAAGCCTGAAGATATTCTTACCATGATTATAGGCTCTACCTTGTTTGTGATCCGTAATAAGAATTTTTATGAACTTTATGTTCCAAGTAAAAATGAAGAAACGTATACAAAAGAAGCCGAGAAAAAAGTGAGAATGAATCTTTTGTTAAGTGTTTTTGCAATTTTGGGATACGCTGCAGACTAA
- a CDS encoding TatD family hydrolase, with protein MEFFDFHHHKKDTQNGIYNLNFGETPPDIPYSVGIHPQDIDRNHVETQLEWMKNMISENCFAIGECGLDSLVQIDQKIQEDIFLQQIRISNEVKKPIIVHCVRKFYEVISFKKNAEQPMIIHGFNKKQRIADDLLSHNFYLSFGKAVLYHLSLQDILKNTPINKIFLETDNEDFKIEELYQKVSEIKDISLEQLKEQILENLHTIKNG; from the coding sequence ATGGAATTTTTTGATTTTCACCATCATAAAAAGGATACCCAAAATGGAATTTATAATTTGAATTTTGGAGAAACTCCACCGGACATCCCCTATTCAGTCGGTATTCATCCTCAGGATATCGATCGCAACCATGTGGAAACGCAGCTGGAATGGATGAAAAATATGATATCTGAAAACTGTTTTGCGATTGGCGAATGTGGCCTAGATTCACTCGTTCAGATTGACCAAAAGATTCAGGAAGATATTTTTTTGCAACAAATCCGGATCTCGAATGAAGTAAAAAAACCGATTATTGTACATTGCGTCAGAAAATTTTATGAAGTTATTTCTTTTAAAAAGAATGCGGAACAACCTATGATTATTCATGGTTTTAATAAAAAACAACGCATAGCAGATGATCTGCTTTCTCATAATTTTTACCTGAGTTTTGGAAAAGCTGTTTTGTATCATCTATCTTTGCAGGATATTTTAAAAAATACTCCAATAAACAAAATCTTTTTAGAGACTGATAATGAAGATTTTAAAATCGAAGAATTGTATCAGAAGGTCTCAGAAATAAAGGATATTTCTTTGGAACAACTTAAGGAACAAATTTTAGAAAATTTACACACAATAAAAAATGGATAA